A single region of the Drosophila takahashii strain IR98-3 E-12201 chromosome 2R, DtakHiC1v2, whole genome shotgun sequence genome encodes:
- the Lsm10 gene encoding uncharacterized protein Lsm10 — protein MQQFSAREKYLVSNTLNCWPVMLQGQSVLIDLHNETSVAGIIDIADGHMTCELSHAVFIDRNGGQHPFDHFMVRNRMIRQIHIPTHLDAEQELRNAMERGVLRRKRVETKGGKRTFKQKRAEMRHKETLQMISQQKKEQKET, from the coding sequence ATGCAGCAGTTCAGTGCGCGAGAAAAGTATTTAGTGTCCAACACCTTGAATTGCTGGCCCGTGATGCTGCAGGGCCAGTCCGTGCTCATAGACCTGCACAACGAGACCTCCGTGGCCGGGATCATCGACATAGCGGACGGGCACATGACCTGCGAACTCTCCCATGCAGTTTTCATCGATCGCAATGGAGGTCAGCATCCCTTTGACCACTTCATGGTGCGGAATCGCATGATCCGGCAGATACACATACCCACGCATTTGGATGCCGAGCAGGAACTTCGAAACGCCATGGAACGGGGTGTGCTGCGAAGAAAGCGGGTGGAAACCAAGGGAGGAAAGCGCACTTTCAAGCAAAAACGAGCGGAGATGCGACACAAGGAAACCCTACAGATGATCTCCCAGCAGAAGAAGGAACAGAAAGAAACCTAA